One segment of Rhodothermales bacterium DNA contains the following:
- a CDS encoding RsmB/NOP family class I SAM-dependent RNA methyltransferase → MPQPPDRDAAAAPQRLIVRPFALYAVVALYDRITASPYPADRLMQTFFKERKQLGKRDRGFVAETVYGMLRNRRWLEWAFPDLDTMHRALAYLALHEPGARLPLEPEDEAQLRRAVAGALEKPPPDDPVEAIALTHSMPDWMVAIWHQQYGPEETAALCKALNQAAPLVIRTNTLKTTREALQDRLREAGHDSVPTPTNPDGLIITQKANLFATPAF, encoded by the coding sequence ATGCCCCAGCCTCCTGACCGGGATGCGGCCGCTGCTCCGCAGCGCCTCATCGTCCGCCCCTTCGCCCTCTACGCCGTCGTCGCCCTGTACGACCGGATCACGGCCTCGCCGTATCCGGCGGATCGGCTCATGCAGACGTTTTTCAAGGAGCGCAAGCAGCTCGGCAAGCGCGATCGGGGGTTCGTTGCGGAGACCGTCTACGGCATGCTGCGCAACCGGCGGTGGCTGGAGTGGGCGTTTCCCGACCTCGACACCATGCATCGGGCGCTGGCCTATCTGGCCCTCCACGAGCCGGGCGCCCGCCTCCCGCTCGAGCCGGAGGATGAGGCGCAGCTGCGACGCGCCGTCGCCGGCGCGCTCGAAAAACCGCCGCCGGACGATCCGGTCGAGGCCATCGCGCTCACCCACTCCATGCCCGACTGGATGGTGGCGATCTGGCACCAGCAGTACGGCCCGGAGGAAACAGCGGCGCTTTGCAAGGCGCTGAATCAGGCGGCCCCGCTGGTGATCCGGACCAACACCCTGAAGACGACCCGGGAAGCGCTCCAGGACCGGCTGCGGGAGGCCGGCCACGACAGCGTGCCGACCCCCACGAATCCCGACGGCCTGATCATCACGCAGAAGGCCAACCTGTTCGCCACGCCGGCTTTC